agccctcGGCCGCCGCAGgggccctgctgccagccctctCACCTGGCCGCTTGCTGGCTGAGCCGCTCCTTCTCCTCGGCCACCTCCGCATAGAGCCGgcgccgctgctgctgcagcgcctgctcctcctgctccagctgctgctcacaCCTGCGGGGCCGAGCAGCCTCAGGGACGCGCCCGGCTTCGGGCGTTCGTCCGCCTCTTcaccctgccccatcccatcccttcttATCGGGAACCCAGTGGCACATGGGTGCTGGACACCACCCCCATGCTGTGAGCCCCAAACCGCCCTCAAGCCTCCCCCCACGCCGTCGTACCGCTGCCGGGCCAGCTccctctcccgctggctctgctCCTCCTTCTCCCGCTCCAGCAGGCCCCGCAGCTCCTCAGCCTGCCGGCCGTAGCGCTGGGCAGCCCGCTCGTCCGACTGCAGCAGCTCGGCCTCGTGCAGCATCTTCAGCTTCTTGATGTCCTGCCTGTGCTTGGCGATGAGCTTCTGGATCTCCggctccagccctggggcagcggGAAGGACAGTTACCGCTCGGCCTCGGGGCTGTCCGCACCCCAAGCCCGGTGCCCTTGGCGAGGAGGCTGCGAGCACATCAACTAGCAAAGAGGGGCCGGTAAGAAAGGGGGAGCGAGCGTGCACGGGCTTTCCTGCCCTCTAGCAGCTGCCTCTACCAAACACAGGGAGCAGAGACTGCCCACGCTGGGCAGCTCTTCCCCGAGCTGCCAGCAGCTTCTGCAGACACGGCCCCTCTCCGGGACCAGCACGGACGTGGCCCCTGTACCAGCCCGACTCCAGCCTCCGCCGAGGGAACGTGCCCGTACCTTTCACAGTGATTTCTTTGATCTTTTTGGTTTTCTCATCAATCCACTTCTCCCGCCTGATTTTCTCAGTTGCGCTCATCAGTTCCTTCAGTTTCTTAATCTCCTGTTCGGAAGCAAATGGGAAAGCTTCAGAGACAAGCTAGGGGAGAGAACCCCCGTCAGCCTGGGAGCCCGGCTGCTGAGGAGGAAGTTGCAGGCGAGAGCAGACGGCCTGAGCTGCGCACAGACGACCGCACAGCCCCAGCTACACAAGTTCTCCCAGTCCAGAGAAGCAGCCGTACGCTCTCCCAGTGCCTTCTCTCTCTCATGGGACGGGGCTGCTGCTCCCCGCAGACCTTGAGCACGGGGGAGAAGAGCAAAACCCTTGGGAAAGCACTCGCTGGCTGAGACACGAGAGCACCtacggaggggagaggggaagcggggctgctgcggggcagtCCGTCTGTCAGCAGACGCAGGGTCGCgtgtgaaaatgtttctttctccagccttccctctccctggCATGGAAGACCCTCGGcaggaggacagacagacagacaggcaggcacACCTCCCAACACCGCGGTACCACCGCAGACCAAGCTCctgcagcaccccaaaactctTCAAAGACTCGAAGGCTGCAAAGCCCAGGCACAGCCGCTGCTCTCGCTTCCTCTGCTTGCGTTTCCCTCCTCGGCCCTCCGCTCCAGCAAAAAGGCTGGAGAAACACCCAGGCCCTGCTGCCCAGGGAGCTCTGCCCCAGCACTCCCGTCAGCAAAAGCCGGTCGAAGCACTCGACCACGTACTTCTGTGCTGGCGTTTCTGGTGAGAAAGGCACCGGCCGACGGAAAGTCCAGCCCAGCCAGAACGGTCTCCGTTTCAGCATGGGCAGATGAAGACTGGGTGCAGGACGTGGGACATGTCACAGCTCCGGAGGACAAGCGTGCGGCAGGACACCCGATGGCCGCTGTGCGGAGAGGAGCAGGGAATAGCAGGGGGCCACCCGCACAGGGAAAAAAGGGCAGGAAAATGGGCACGGGAAGACAGGGACAGCCTGAAGGCAGCAGCTGAGCACGTGGCCTGGGGAGACGGGGCGAAGGGGCTCCTTCACGGGGCTGACCCTGCTGCTGAGCGGGGAGTtcccatcccagccctgctgcctgcaggtgCCTGCGGAGCCGGAGCAGGTCAGGGCGAGAGAGCAGAAGGGCAaggcacaaaaaaaagcaaagaccacATTTACCTCGCAAAAGGGGCCCAAAGTGCGCCAGAcctggggagaaagaaaggaggggatggagagagaaggggaatCGCAGAGTcacgggggagaggggagacgGGAGGGGAGAGACAAGACCAAACAGCCGCGTGTACGCGAGAGCACCGGGCAGGGCAGACGGCGGGGCAGGGGTCCCACGGGAGCGAGGGGAGGCGCAGCCGAACGGGCAGTTACACAGATGCGCCGAGGGCCCGGCAGCACCGCCGGCAATTGCAGCTCCGGGACgggggcagagccagccctgccggGGAGCGGGCCACGTGGTCGGAGCCCGGCTCACCGGGAGCAGGGACAAAGTGGCCAGAGAGCAGAGACGGGCTCCCGGGCTGTTCCCCACCGCTGCTGCCCTGCCGCGAGCAGGGAGCGAGAGGTAACGGAGGCATCTCCTCTGCCCtgtgcaggctgcagcagcaaaaccagctccACGGGAAGGGGCCCCTCCAGGCACCACGCACAGCAATACTGCGCTGGCTTTTTCCTCTCAGCTGGGCTCAAAACTCAGGCTTAAAGAGTAAGGCAAAGCCAAGCGAGCCCTCGCTTTGTTTGCGTGACGATATCTGTCTGAACAGGCTCAGACTGGTGCAAATGCCTGCCGTGCTCCAGAGCCCTGGGCATGAGCTCGGCTGCAAGGCCGAGGGTGAGCAGGAACGGGGCAGCAGAACCAGGACGAGCCCCGCGGCTGAGCTGCGAGCCAGCggtgctgcctccctgccaggcCCGGCACAGGGCGAGCTGAGCTGTCTCCATCTGTGGGAGAGGGAGCTCTCTGCCCGCTGCCGGGGCgagctgccagccagctcccACGAGCGGGCAGCACGTCCTCTCGGGGAAACAGCCCTCTGTGTGTTTGGGTGCTGGTCAGGGCAACAGCCCAGCAAAACCCACAGAGGTCTGTTACAATTCCTCACACGCCCCATGTTCCTTTATAATCTTATCCCCATTTAGCTCTGAGAGCACCCCTGCTCCTGCAAAGGGGGCTGGAAGTCACCCAGCTCAGGAGGATATGGCCACAGGTACAAATTCCTCTGTGGCATCGCGCTCGTGCCAGCGCCTGCTTCCACCTCTGCCGAAGCAAGATCCCCCGGTCACCCCCAGCCAGGGGAGAGCGCTGCCCGCAGCAGGATGTGTGGGAAGGGTCCTTCCGAGCAGGGCCCCCGGGCGCTAGCACTGCCTCTTGGTCTGCCCCATGCACCTGGCTTTGGGCAGCGGAGGACAGCAGCCTCTTGGGGAGCCAGGGCAAAGCTCCAGGGGTGACACGGACCTTCTGTGCACAGAGAACGGCTCCCCAGAAGGACTGGGCCCCCCGAGGTGAGAGGGACTGTACTGCTCTGGGCAGGGGCCCCAATCCAGCAGAACCAACCGACTCCGGCCACGGCatgtctcctctccctgccccgccgccttCCCTATCCCCTCACCAGCTCGTGCTGCTCCTGCATCTGGGTGATTTTCTTGCCGTACTTCTGGTCCACTTGTTTCAGCTCAGCTACCACAGCCTCACACTTCTCACTCAGCACCTTCTTATCATCAATGAGCTGGGCAGGGTGAAGAAAAGGCATCAGGCAGCCAGGCAGGGTAGGGCCACCTCAGCTTCTGGCTTCAGAAGCATCAGTCTGAGTTGGGATGAGAGATTACCTGGTCGATGAAGGCCAGATGCCTCTCGATAGCTGCCTCATACTGTTCCCTCTGCAGCCTGAGCTGGTGGCCGAGCTCCTTCTCAGTCTGTTTGACGTGCCGGACAGTCAGTTCCCTCTGCTGAGCCTTTTGGGTGTAGGGAAGGAATAGCCACAAGACATTAGAGAGAGAAGTTACAGCAGCCCCAGCATGCGTACAGGAGATGATAACTACCAAACCTGGAAGGCACTGTCGGGCCAGAACAAGGAAGAACAGAGCTAAATCAAAGTCCCTGGTACTCACACCTCCTGCCCCGCTGTCAGCAAGAACACCCAAACCCCCGTGGGACAGAGGAAAAGAGAGTTCAGCCAGGTCCTGACCAAGGGGAGGGGAGTTTGAGGATGCCTTTCAAATCGGGGGCAGCAAGAGGAAATGTGAGCGAAGCCCACACCAGACTGGGAAGGACCTTGCAGGTCTTTCCCAGGCTAACAGCGACTGGGACTGCGGCATGCCCGGCAGCCCCTGGCCCTCCGGCTCCTCGGCACTAGCTCCAAGAGCACCGCAGTACTTTGCTGGGGACACAGATGGGAAACCCTATTCGCAGAGCCCTGATCTTGTGCTTCAAAGCCACTGCCCCAAAAAATATCCGCTGAGGGCTCTTGGTCTTCATTCCCCAGCACGGCAAGCACATCTGGCTCACACACCAGGGCTGTCTGCAGCAGGCTGATGGCTCGCTTCTTCTCCTCCATTTCCAGCTTCAGCCTCATGATGGAGCTCGTGACCTCCGTGGCAACAGCCGACGCCTGCTCCAAGTGAGCCAGCTCCTCTTCCGAGAGGAGACCCTGCCACAGCAAAAAAGACCATTAAAAGGTcctggaaccaggacaaggagACGGGAGACCCTTCCCACCAGGGTCTCGCACCACCTCTCCAATACAGATGGGCTCTCGCTTCAGCACTCACCTCCCGCTGCGTGGCCGAGGCGGCCGACCTGGGCCTCTCCTGTTCCGACTTCTCCATCTCATCCAGGAAACTGATGATGCTTTGGAGCTTGGCCTCCGAGAGCAGGGCCCCGTCctcggggacccccggggagtGGTTCAGCTTCCCAAACTTCTCCAAGTTATCAGCAGTCAGGGAATTGGAGCTGGGCTCCTGCTGGGCAGACACAGCTGTGAATGAGCACGCAGGGGAGGGCTCAGGAGAAGAGGTGCTGGCTCTTCTCCATCACTGGAGCCCAGTCCTCCCACTGCACCCCAGTAACCAGCCTCATCCTCTGTGCTAACcccactcccaccacagccctcGCACGGTTTTGCTCCTCCTTGCGGACGCCCAAGCCCTGGCTGCACCAAACTCCTCCACCGCCTTCTCACTCCTCCACCGCCTTCTCACTCCTCCACCGCCTTCTCCGGCAGTGAACCAGCTGCGTTTCTCACCCTCCAGCGCCCAGCAAGCGCTGGGAGAAGGCAGCCCACAGGGGAACCTGCTCTCACCAGGCAGCCATCGCTGTCTGAGGGTGGACGCAAGCGGCCTCGGCCCTCTGCTCACCCCGTCTATCCAGGCATATCTGTCCTTCTTGAAGAGCTTCGGCgggggcagcagctctggctctTCCTCCAACAGCCTGAGCGTGTCCAGGAGCTCATTGAGAGTGACCTTGGACTGAGCCCTGCTGGCAGCAGTCACCACCGTCTCCAGATCCTCGCCACCCGTCTCTCTGGAGCTCACATCCTAGGGGAGAAGACAACACACCTTGCAGCAAGAGTTTGCCGGATCTCCCCAGAAGTCAACGAAGGCTCCAAAGCCGCCCCGGCAGAACAGTTGGTGCCAGGAGCCCCACGAGGCAAAGCCAGACCCACCTGCAGCTTGTCCTCTGCCCCAGGGTCCCGCGAGGGCACGGAGCCAAGGTCTGCCAGGCCGCTTTCTTCTGGCTCTGCAGCTACTGAGTGGAAATTGGCCTCTGCAGGACCAGACTGTTCTCAGGCACTTGCAACAACCAGCCCCTTGGAAGCAGCTCCCCAGAGAACCgctcctccatcctcccccttccccctcacGTCACACACGGCTCCTAAAGCATCGGAGACCTGCAGAAGGGACTCACCAGCATTATTGGCTTTGGTGACGCTGCCGGCTGGACTGACGTTCCTTGCAGAAGCAGGTTTGGCAGGCTTCTTCTTTGCTACCCTTCTGCTCTCCTTCACCAGCGCAAGTTCTTCTTCCACCAAGCGCTTTGCGTCCGAAGCCTTTTGGGCCCTTTTCTGGTGCAGTTCCTGTAGGGACAGAGAAGCCATCAGCATCCTGCCCAGCACAGGGAGTAGTTCTGACACGTCCCTGCACTGCTTCAAGTGCTAGCAAGGGCCTGGGAGACAGCAACAACCCACACGTTTGCTGCGGAAGGGTTAACAAGGACAGCTCTAGAGAAGGGGAAAGCACAGGAACAGCAGCTCTCCTCTTCACTGCTCTTCACTGCTCGGAGCGGAGCAGAGCGGAGGTGGTAGCCAGGCTCCTGCCAGCTCCATTCGCATGCCCCTGCGCAGTGTCCTTTGCTGCTTCGTAAAGGGCCTCCGAATCCCGAGGGCCGAGCACCGCACAGTGCAGCGACGCCGCAGTGCGCAGGGGGCTGCCTCAGCCGCGTTTTGGGAAGTCACAAGCACGTGTTTGCAAGGCTGTTGAGGCATTTTGCTGTCCTCCGGCTGCTCACTGCTGTGTCTCTCTCGACATCTCCCCCCACCGAAACATGATTCCATTTAGGGCAAAGAGAAATTGggggtcttaaaaaaaaatctacagctATACTGCAAGCCAACATGTGCCAGTCTGTGCCAACCCCTCATCTGTGCCCCAGGAGCACCAGCCCTTTCCTGCCGCAAAGGGGTCTGCAAGAACAGGGTGAGAGGAGCGGTGCTCAGCCCACCCTGGAGGGACCCTGTTCCCGAGGAGGGTCCCCTTCCCAGGGCGCTCTCGTCCTTGGCCACTCCGAGGAGCTGCAGTTACAGTCTCCTTGTGTCAACGTGGTCGCCCTTTCCCCGAGAACTAGATCGAAACCAGCACTGTCCTCGCAGGCTGCGAATGAGCTGCCAAGGCTTGGCAGGAGCGCAACGGGAAGCTGCTCTATGGCACCTCGGTCTCCATAGGGAGCCCTCCATTTCCAGGCTTGGCTCTAATTCTACTTCGTGCAAAGCCCTGGGAGATGCAGGGGAGAGGCCCTCTCGCACAAGAAGATGCCAACAAACTGCTCTCATGCAGGCCTTGCCTTGTCCCTACCTGGATGGCAGCACGTCGGGCCAGGCGCGCCTTCTCCTCTCGGATCTTCCGGCGTTCCTCGTCCTTCCTCTCGTGCAAATCCAGGATATTCCCTTCCTCCATCCgctgctgcctttccttccagagaggagGGTCAAAAACGTTActgagagctctgcagcacccaccacccgcAGCAGCGAAGAGGAAGAGGGCACACTGCACCTGAGGTCACCCCATATCCAGGCTTTCCGTCCCCCCAGTCCTCCCCTCCGTGCAGGTACAGAGCCTCAGAGAAGCTCCACTTTAGAGCAGCTTATTTTCTTTAGATACTAAATGTAATTATTAGTCATCTGGGTCTGAAACCACCGAGGAGACAAGGCTTAAAAATAGACTCTCACATGCAAGAGCTATGGTACTCTTCATTATTGGGataaataattaaacacaaaGAACACAAATAGCTGCAGATGACTCGTCACTCTCTAATGAGCCAACTCGTTACTGATTCGCTACGATGAGCCGAGACAGGGTATCCCTCCTCTGGCCACAAACATGTCCGAGACAATAAGAATTCGGCAGGATTTGAGCTGCTACCGCCAAGCGTCTGCCTGCTCGCAGCTGAAGGGAGCTGGTAGACCGGAGCTGTGCGGTGCTGAGCGCGGGGCCTCCCGGCCTGAACTCCCCCTGGAGCCAAACCTGCGCTTCCCCCCGCATCTCTGCGGGGACGGGACCCTCCTCAGCTCTCTGGACTGCAAGGGGCTGGCTAGATGGAAAGCCAAAGCCCCCTCGTCTCTGACAGCTCAGGTCTGGGTTGGGGGCTCTGGTGACTAAAGGGACTGGGATTCCCCCGCCAGCGAGGCGAGCGGGACACGGGTGTCGGGAGGGTCTGTGCTACACGGCAGCGAGAGGACTGACCTCCCTTTGGGAAGCCAGCAAGCGCCCCAGAGCCGCGGCTCCCGCCCTGTGCCATTGCGAGTGGCGTCGGTACCAGCGCTGGATGGTGACGGCGGCCAGGTTCACCTGCTGGATGAACctgcggggagagggagggtcagCGCGGCCCCGGGCTCCTCCtcggccgccggccgggcagcACCCCCCGTCCCGCTGCAGCAGAGCGCGGGCTGCTCGCCCACGGCACCGGGACTTCTTCCGTCCCCTCACACCCCGGCTCAACGAAGCCTCTTCCTGGGCTGAcatttgggggtgggaggaacTTGTGCCCTTGACGAGGACAACTCAAAGCGCAGAGCCAAGTCACGGGGAGGGTCAATCGGCCACTGCGGGTGCACTAAGAGGGGCCCTTCCCGAATCTGGAGCCCCACAGGAGAAGCACAAACCAGCACCAGCTCCCCTGGAGCTCACCCCTCCGCCCGGCACCgtcctcctgcctcttcccaccAGCCACCACGCACCGGCTCTGCCTCacctctctgcctcctcctcggTCACCTCCTTCCTCCGGGGCaggctgctgttgttgttgcggGTCACGATGTTGTTGCTGGAGAAATTCTTCTGAGACTTCACGAAGCTGCTGCTTTCGCCATCCTCGTTTGAGGTCGCTTTGACAACGTTGCTGAGGAAGATAATGAAGCTACTGGGCACCGTCCTGCCCTGTCCTGTGCCACACCAGCACACGAACACGGGCTCAGCACAGCCTCCAAGCCAGGACCTCACCGCACTTACTTGAGGGAGCTGGGTGCCTGGTTGGAGCTTTTGGGCGCAGGGCCCTTCTCAGCGGTGGAGTAGTTGTTGTGCACCATGGTGGTGACACAGTTGCCCATCGCGCCCTTGTTGCTCCTTTTGTGGAGAGAAGACGAGGCATCAGGACTGGCTGGACGCGAAGGGGACAGCATGCACCACGGATGCTCCCTGCCTTGCAACCCCCAACCCAACCGTGACCGTCTGGAGCGCTCCCCAAGGCGAGGAGCTGGCCAGGCCTCACAAGCGACTCGCCCGCTCTCCAGAGCTCGCTCCTCGGTAGCTGTTACCTGacgcacagacagacagacagacacagcccGAGCAGACCTAACAGCCTGCTGTTCAGGCTGTTCTACAGGCAGCCTTGTCTCTCCTGGCCCTGAAGGGTTCAAGTTTTACTCGTTCCCTTTCCTAGAGCGAGAGCAGCCTCTCCCACACATCAGTCAAGCTCCTGCGCGGCTTCCAAACGCGTCCTGGCCAGCCAGCCTGGCACACCGTCATCGGTCTGCCCCGCACTTGACCCCCGTGCCCTGGCAGAGGCAGAGCACCGGCACCCCCCGCTCTGCCCGGGTGTTTTCTCGGTGTAGTTCCTCCCAGCACCAGGCCTACGGGCTCCGGCTCAGCGCCGTCCCTCCTACCTGTTGTTGGCAGTGAAGTTGGCTGCCAGGAGCGCG
This window of the Calonectris borealis chromosome 20, bCalBor7.hap1.2, whole genome shotgun sequence genome carries:
- the CEP131 gene encoding centrosomal protein of 131 kDa isoform X7, which gives rise to MAGVGGCARRRAPSLCSSMKSTRSSSSFQGASSGGVDLSLTGLPAPVSRRSSSASPAKHMARSVSVTADGKPKRNALEDAGSRAMNNLRRSNSTTQVNQRVNGTRSSEQTGDFLALFESSSGGRKKVASLSKTSPEKKTTWNILDDQPRAFPGPSGSRGVEPPAGMRRKEATALLAANFTANNRSNKGAMGNCVTTMVHNNYSTAEKGPAPKSSNQAPSSLNNVVKATSNEDGESSSFVKSQKNFSSNNIVTRNNNSSLPRRKEVTEEEAERFIQQVNLAAVTIQRWYRRHSQWHRAGAAALGRLLASQREERQQRMEEGNILDLHERKDEERRKIREEKARLARRAAIQELHQKRAQKASDAKRLVEEELALVKESRRVAKKKPAKPASARNVSPAGSVTKANNAEANFHSVAAEPEESGLADLGSVPSRDPGAEDKLQDVSSRETGGEDLETVVTAASRAQSKVTLNELLDTLRLLEEEPELLPPPKLFKKDRYAWIDGEPSSNSLTADNLEKFGKLNHSPGVPEDGALLSEAKLQSIISFLDEMEKSEQERPRSAASATQREGLLSEEELAHLEQASAVATEVTSSIMRLKLEMEEKKRAISLLQTALAQQRELTVRHVKQTEKELGHQLRLQREQYEAAIERHLAFIDQLIDDKKVLSEKCEAVVAELKQVDQKYGKKITQMQEQHELEIKKLKELMSATEKIRREKWIDEKTKKIKEITVKGLEPEIQKLIAKHRQDIKKLKMLHEAELLQSDERAAQRYGRQAEELRGLLEREKEEQSQRERELARQRCEQQLEQEEQALQQQRRRLYAEVAEEKERLSQQAARQRAEAEELRRQLEASSSAVTRALKEEYAKEKEEQERRHQAEVKVLKDRLEIEKQAWEANYMKKEEAWLLSRERELREEVRKERDKEIELVIQRLEADMSSAKEECERAAENRIKRIRDKYEVELQELERSERKLQERCNELKGRLAELEGESIRLQGLLKHREQEVEEIRKVRDQLAQERSSLAEVIRQEFVDRLVGTEEENKRLKAEMAEMRARQRLELDRVVWEKDKELEEVHRRVKTAVVRKEESVSSLRKQYEAAVQRADRLEALLEQQRKQLLAAK
- the CEP131 gene encoding centrosomal protein of 131 kDa isoform X1; the protein is MAGVGGCARRRAPSLCSSMKSTRSSSSFQGASSGGVDLSLTGLPAPVSRRSSSASPAKHMARSVSVTADGKPKRNALEDAGSRAMNNLRRSNSTTQVNQRVNGTRSSEQTGDFLALFESSSGGRKKVASLSKTSPEKKTTWNILDDQPRAFPGPSGSRGVEPPAGMRRKEATALLAANFTANNRSNKGAMGNCVTTMVHNNYSTAEKGPAPKSSNQAPSSLNNVVKATSNEDGESSSFVKSQKNFSSNNIVTRNNNSSLPRRKEVTEEEAERFIQQVNLAAVTIQRWYRRHSQWHRAGAAALGRLLASQREERQQRMEEGNILDLHERKDEERRKIREEKARLARRAAIQELHQKRAQKASDAKRLVEEELALVKESRRVAKKKPAKPASARNVSPAGSVTKANNAEANFHSVAAEPEESGLADLGSVPSRDPGAEDKLQDVSSRETGGEDLETVVTAASRAQSKVTLNELLDTLRLLEEEPELLPPPKLFKKDRYAWIDGVSRGPRPLASTLRQRWLPAVSAQQEPSSNSLTADNLEKFGKLNHSPGVPEDGALLSEAKLQSIISFLDEMEKSEQERPRSAASATQREGLLSEEELAHLEQASAVATEVTSSIMRLKLEMEEKKRAISLLQTALAQQRELTVRHVKQTEKELGHQLRLQREQYEAAIERHLAFIDQLIDDKKVLSEKCEAVVAELKQVDQKYGKKITQMQEQHELVWRTLGPFCEEIKKLKELMSATEKIRREKWIDEKTKKIKEITVKGLEPEIQKLIAKHRQDIKKLKMLHEAELLQSDERAAQRYGRQAEELRGLLEREKEEQSQRERELARQRCEQQLEQEEQALQQQRRRLYAEVAEEKERLSQQAARQRAEAEELRRQLEASSSAVTRALKEEYAKEKEEQERRHQAEVKVLKDRLEIEKQAWEANYMKKEEAWLLSRERELREEVRKERDKEIELVIQRLEADMSSAKEECERAAENRIKRIRDKYEVELQELERSERKLQERCNELKGRLAELEGESIRLQGLLKHREQEVEEIRKVRDQLAQERSSLAEVIRQEFVDRLVGTEEENKRLKAEMAEMRARQRLELDRVVWEKDKELEEVHRRVKTAVVRKEESVSSLRKQYEAAVQRADRLEALLEQQRKQLLAAK
- the CEP131 gene encoding centrosomal protein of 131 kDa isoform X5; translation: MAGVGGCARRRAPSLCSSMKSTRSSSSFQGASSGGVDLSLTGLPAPVSRRSSSASPAKHMARSVSVTADGKPKRNALEDAGSRAMNNLRRSNSTTQVNQRVNGTRSSEQTGDFLALFESSSGGRKKVASLSKTSPEKKTTWNILDDQPRAFPGPSGSRGVEPPAGMRRKEATALLAANFTANNRSNKGAMGNCVTTMVHNNYSTAEKGPAPKSSNQAPSSLNNVVKATSNEDGESSSFVKSQKNFSSNNIVTRNNNSSLPRRKEVTEEEAERFIQQVNLAAVTIQRWYRRHSQWHRAGAAALGRLLASQREERQQRMEEGNILDLHERKDEERRKIREEKARLARRAAIQELHQKRAQKASDAKRLVEEELALVKESRRVAKKKPAKPASARNVSPAGSVTKANNAEANFHSVAAEPEESGLADLGSVPSRDPGAEDKLQDVSSRETGGEDLETVVTAASRAQSKVTLNELLDTLRLLEEEPELLPPPKLFKKDRYAWIDGQEPSSNSLTADNLEKFGKLNHSPGVPEDGALLSEAKLQSIISFLDEMEKSEQERPRSAASATQREGLLSEEELAHLEQASAVATEVTSSIMRLKLEMEEKKRAISLLQTALAQQRELTVRHVKQTEKELGHQLRLQREQYEAAIERHLAFIDQLIDDKKVLSEKCEAVVAELKQVDQKYGKKITQMQEQHELVWRTLGPFCEEIKKLKELMSATEKIRREKWIDEKTKKIKEITVKGLEPEIQKLIAKHRQDIKKLKMLHEAELLQSDERAAQRYGRQAEELRGLLEREKEEQSQRERELARQRCEQQLEQEEQALQQQRRRLYAEVAEEKERLSQQAARQRAEAEELRRQLEASSSAVTRALKEEYAKEKEEQERRHQAEVKVLKDRLEIEKQAWEANYMKKEEAWLLSRERELREEVRKERDKEIELVIQRLEADMSSAKEECERAAENRIKRIRDKYEVELQELERSERKLQERCNELKGRLAELEGESIRLQGLLKHREQEVEEIRKVRDQLAQERSSLAEVIRQEFVDRLVGTEEENKRLKAEMAEMRARQRLELDRVVWEKDKELEEVHRRVKTAVVRKEESVSSLRKQYEAAVQRADRLEALLEQQRKQLLAAK
- the CEP131 gene encoding centrosomal protein of 131 kDa isoform X6, with the translated sequence MAGVGGCARRRAPSLCSSMKSTRSSSSFQGASSGGVDLSLTGLPAPVSRRSSSASPAKHMARSVSVTADGKPKRNALEDAGSRAMNNLRRSNSTTQVNQRVNGTRSSEQTGDFLALFESSSGGRKKVASLSKTSPEKKTTWNILDDQPRAFPGPSGSRGVEPPAGMRRKEATALLAANFTANNRSNKGAMGNCVTTMVHNNYSTAEKGPAPKSSNQAPSSLNNVVKATSNEDGESSSFVKSQKNFSSNNIVTRNNNSSLPRRKEVTEEEAERFIQQVNLAAVTIQRWYRRHSQWHRAGAAALGRLLASQREERQQRMEEGNILDLHERKDEERRKIREEKARLARRAAIQELHQKRAQKASDAKRLVEEELALVKESRRVAKKKPAKPASARNVSPAGSVTKANNAEANFHSVAAEPEESGLADLGSVPSRDPGAEDKLQDVSSRETGGEDLETVVTAASRAQSKVTLNELLDTLRLLEEEPELLPPPKLFKKDRYAWIDGEPSSNSLTADNLEKFGKLNHSPGVPEDGALLSEAKLQSIISFLDEMEKSEQERPRSAASATQREGLLSEEELAHLEQASAVATEVTSSIMRLKLEMEEKKRAISLLQTALAQQRELTVRHVKQTEKELGHQLRLQREQYEAAIERHLAFIDQLIDDKKVLSEKCEAVVAELKQVDQKYGKKITQMQEQHELVWRTLGPFCEEIKKLKELMSATEKIRREKWIDEKTKKIKEITVKGLEPEIQKLIAKHRQDIKKLKMLHEAELLQSDERAAQRYGRQAEELRGLLEREKEEQSQRERELARQRCEQQLEQEEQALQQQRRRLYAEVAEEKERLSQQAARQRAEAEELRRQLEASSSAVTRALKEEYAKEKEEQERRHQAEVKVLKDRLEIEKQAWEANYMKKEEAWLLSRERELREEVRKERDKEIELVIQRLEADMSSAKEECERAAENRIKRIRDKYEVELQELERSERKLQERCNELKGRLAELEGESIRLQGLLKHREQEVEEIRKVRDQLAQERSSLAEVIRQEFVDRLVGTEEENKRLKAEMAEMRARQRLELDRVVWEKDKELEEVHRRVKTAVVRKEESVSSLRKQYEAAVQRADRLEALLEQQRKQLLAAK
- the CEP131 gene encoding centrosomal protein of 131 kDa isoform X3, encoding MAGVGGCARRRAPSLCSSMKSTRSSSSFQGASSGGVDLSLTGLPAPVSRRSSSASPAKHMARSVSVTADGKPKRNALEDAGSRAMNNLRRSNSTTQVNQRVNGTRSSEQTGDFLALFESSSGGRKKVASLSKTSPEKKTTWNILDDQPRAFPGPSGSRGVEPPAGMRRKEATALLAANFTANNRSNKGAMGNCVTTMVHNNYSTAEKGPAPKSSNQAPSSLNNVVKATSNEDGESSSFVKSQKNFSSNNIVTRNNNSSLPRRKEVTEEEAERFIQQVNLAAVTIQRWYRRHSQWHRAGAAALGRLLASQREERQQRMEEGNILDLHERKDEERRKIREEKARLARRAAIQELHQKRAQKASDAKRLVEEELALVKESRRVAKKKPAKPASARNVSPAGSVTKANNAAAEPEESGLADLGSVPSRDPGAEDKLQDVSSRETGGEDLETVVTAASRAQSKVTLNELLDTLRLLEEEPELLPPPKLFKKDRYAWIDGVSRGPRPLASTLRQRWLPAVSAQQEPSSNSLTADNLEKFGKLNHSPGVPEDGALLSEAKLQSIISFLDEMEKSEQERPRSAASATQREGLLSEEELAHLEQASAVATEVTSSIMRLKLEMEEKKRAISLLQTALAQQRELTVRHVKQTEKELGHQLRLQREQYEAAIERHLAFIDQLIDDKKVLSEKCEAVVAELKQVDQKYGKKITQMQEQHELVWRTLGPFCEEIKKLKELMSATEKIRREKWIDEKTKKIKEITVKGLEPEIQKLIAKHRQDIKKLKMLHEAELLQSDERAAQRYGRQAEELRGLLEREKEEQSQRERELARQRCEQQLEQEEQALQQQRRRLYAEVAEEKERLSQQAARQRAEAEELRRQLEASSSAVTRALKEEYAKEKEEQERRHQAEVKVLKDRLEIEKQAWEANYMKKEEAWLLSRERELREEVRKERDKEIELVIQRLEADMSSAKEECERAAENRIKRIRDKYEVELQELERSERKLQERCNELKGRLAELEGESIRLQGLLKHREQEVEEIRKVRDQLAQERSSLAEVIRQEFVDRLVGTEEENKRLKAEMAEMRARQRLELDRVVWEKDKELEEVHRRVKTAVVRKEESVSSLRKQYEAAVQRADRLEALLEQQRKQLLAAK